One Nitrosopumilus piranensis genomic region harbors:
- the nadC gene encoding carboxylating nicotinate-nucleotide diphosphorylase: MLSFNSKKQLAQFLAEDIGKGDITSLLLPKKKITAKIISREPAIIGGVTHAKEIFKIKGCNVKILKKDGSKIQPNQTVMTISGNAGKILTCERTALNLLTRMSGIATQTQELVKKIPKKTKIYATRKTAPGLRYFDKQAVEIGGGKKHRLRLDEMVMIKDNHIAVSNSLESLIKKAKKKHKKFEVEVENTADALLVAKEGATIIMLDNFTPNQIKKTIQVLKNQKLRNKVLLEASGGINSKNISKYGKTGVDIISVGSITNSVKGIDMSLEI; encoded by the coding sequence ATGTTGTCATTTAATTCAAAAAAGCAGTTAGCACAATTTCTAGCAGAAGACATAGGCAAAGGGGATATCACCAGTTTGCTTTTACCAAAGAAAAAAATCACAGCTAAAATAATTTCACGCGAACCTGCAATTATAGGAGGAGTAACACATGCAAAAGAAATTTTTAAGATTAAAGGATGTAATGTAAAAATTTTAAAAAAAGATGGCTCAAAAATACAACCAAATCAAACAGTGATGACCATTTCAGGTAATGCTGGAAAAATTTTGACGTGTGAGAGAACAGCACTTAATCTTTTAACAAGAATGAGTGGAATTGCAACTCAGACACAAGAGTTAGTAAAAAAAATTCCAAAAAAAACAAAAATCTATGCTACAAGAAAGACAGCGCCAGGGCTACGATACTTTGACAAACAGGCAGTAGAGATAGGAGGAGGTAAAAAACACAGACTAAGACTAGATGAAATGGTTATGATTAAAGACAACCATATTGCAGTTAGTAATTCATTAGAATCATTAATCAAAAAAGCAAAGAAAAAACACAAGAAATTTGAAGTTGAAGTTGAAAATACTGCAGATGCATTACTTGTTGCAAAAGAAGGTGCAACAATTATCATGCTAGACAACTTTACTCCAAATCAAATCAAAAAGACAATACAAGTTCTCAAAAATCAAAAATTACGAAATAAAGTTTTACTTGAAGCATCAGGAGGGATAAATTCTAAAAATATTTCTAAATATGGGAAAACAGGGGTAGATATTATTTCAGTGGGCAGCATTACAAACTCTGTTAAAGGAATTGACATGAGTTTAGAAATTTGA
- the spt4 gene encoding transcription elongation factor subunit Spt4: protein MAREMACRKCKYVTVGKVCPVCKSSDLTPDWNGVVLVVDPTNSEISKTLGITQKGKYAIKVT from the coding sequence ATGGCACGAGAGATGGCATGCAGAAAATGCAAATATGTAACTGTTGGAAAAGTTTGTCCAGTATGCAAATCATCAGATTTGACACCAGACTGGAATGGAGTAGTACTAGTAGTTGATCCAACAAATTCTGAGATTTCAAAAACTTTAGGTATTACTCAAAAAGGCAAGTATGCAATTAAGGTAACATAA
- a CDS encoding DNA-directed RNA polymerase, with protein sequence MFSISTLVDVVRIPPSLFGTTLKKAAVNILKEKYESMINADLGYIIMILDAKVDEMGKMIAGDGGTFHRVQFEALTFYPKLQEIVQGEIVDITDFGAFVRIGPTDALLHLSQVMDDYLKSDVKSGMILANQSGRTLKVGSTLRARITAVSLGKAAAMGKIGITCRQPFLGADEWIEEEIKKSSGEAEEAKVEAS encoded by the coding sequence TTGTTTTCTATATCTACCCTAGTTGACGTTGTGAGGATTCCTCCAAGCTTGTTTGGAACTACACTCAAAAAGGCAGCAGTGAATATTCTCAAAGAAAAGTACGAGAGTATGATTAATGCAGATTTAGGTTACATCATTATGATTTTAGATGCTAAAGTTGATGAAATGGGAAAGATGATTGCAGGTGATGGTGGAACATTCCACAGAGTTCAATTTGAAGCATTGACATTTTATCCAAAGTTACAAGAAATTGTGCAAGGAGAAATTGTAGATATTACAGACTTTGGGGCATTTGTAAGAATTGGTCCTACTGATGCATTACTTCACTTATCACAAGTGATGGATGATTATCTTAAGAGTGATGTAAAATCAGGAATGATTTTAGCTAATCAAAGTGGTAGAACATTAAAAGTTGGTTCAACACTTCGTGCAAGAATTACTGCGGTATCATTAGGTAAGGCAGCTGCAATGGGAAAGATTGGAATCACATGCCGACAGCCATTCCTTGGTGCAGATGAATGGATTGAAGAAGAGATTAAGAAATCTTCTGGTGAAGCAGAAGAAGCTAAAGTAGAGGCAAGTTAA
- a CDS encoding Mrp/NBP35 family ATP-binding protein: MVGIDQVLEKLSTVIDPDLKKDIVSMGMIKDLELNDGNLKFTLELTTPACPFNVEIEDDVRKAIGELTELKNFDMNVTAKVMEGRSLDADTGMATVKNIIGVASGKGGVGKSTVSLNLALALQQTGAKVGLLDADIYGPSIPLMLGMKDGYMEVEENKLQPAEANGLKVVSFGFFAEQAHQAAIYRGPIISGILKQFLVDTNWSDLDYLIVDLPPGTGDIPLTLAQTIPITGILVVTTPQDVASNVAVKAIGMFEKLNVPIIGVVENMSHFICPNCDEKHYIFGDGGAKKISEQFKMPFLGEIPLNSGIMSGSDVGKPIMITNPDSPSAKAFRIAAKNIAAQCSILAAKLQEEVASEGSSEESAPEASSN, translated from the coding sequence ATGGTTGGAATAGATCAAGTTCTTGAAAAACTCAGTACTGTCATTGATCCTGATTTGAAAAAAGATATTGTATCAATGGGAATGATTAAAGATTTAGAACTTAATGATGGAAATTTGAAATTTACCTTAGAATTAACTACTCCTGCTTGTCCTTTCAACGTGGAAATTGAGGATGATGTAAGAAAAGCAATTGGTGAACTTACTGAACTGAAAAATTTTGACATGAATGTAACTGCAAAAGTGATGGAAGGTCGTTCACTTGATGCAGATACTGGAATGGCTACAGTCAAGAACATTATTGGGGTTGCAAGTGGAAAAGGCGGTGTAGGAAAATCAACAGTCTCATTGAATTTAGCTTTGGCATTACAGCAAACAGGTGCTAAAGTTGGATTGCTAGATGCTGACATCTATGGTCCAAGCATTCCTTTGATGTTAGGAATGAAGGATGGTTATATGGAGGTTGAAGAGAATAAACTTCAACCCGCAGAAGCAAACGGTCTCAAAGTTGTTTCCTTTGGCTTCTTTGCAGAGCAAGCACATCAAGCCGCAATTTATCGTGGCCCAATTATTTCAGGCATCCTTAAACAATTTCTAGTTGATACAAACTGGTCTGACTTGGACTATCTTATTGTAGATCTTCCACCTGGAACTGGTGATATCCCATTAACACTTGCACAAACAATTCCTATTACAGGAATCTTAGTTGTTACTACTCCTCAAGATGTTGCAAGTAATGTTGCAGTAAAGGCCATTGGAATGTTTGAGAAACTAAATGTTCCAATTATTGGAGTTGTTGAAAACATGAGTCATTTCATATGTCCTAACTGTGATGAAAAACATTACATCTTTGGTGATGGTGGTGCAAAGAAAATTAGTGAACAATTTAAAATGCCTTTCTTAGGTGAAATTCCATTAAACTCTGGAATCATGTCTGGTTCAGATGTAGGAAAACCAATCATGATTACAAACCCTGATTCTCCAAGTGCTAAAGCATTTAGAATTGCTGCAAAAAATATTGCTGCACAATGTAGTATTCTTGCAGCAAAACTTCAAGAAGAGGTGGCATCAGAGGGCTCGAGCGAAGAATCTGCTCCAGAGGCAAGTTCAAACTAG
- a CDS encoding GTP-dependent dephospho-CoA kinase family protein, protein MKNPLGLLLPENQTDKENILKHLNENTYLITVGDRTTEKMIKYDLIPSLQIVDGIEKREKREPPKLANATEITVDNPASEITSQSIDLIKKAFSMESPVRILVNGEEDLLVLPVCVYAPKNSVVMYGQPNEGLVIVKITSEIRNKAQSLLDLME, encoded by the coding sequence ATGAAAAATCCTTTAGGTTTACTTTTACCTGAAAATCAAACTGACAAGGAAAATATTCTCAAGCACCTTAATGAAAACACGTATCTCATCACTGTTGGTGATAGAACTACTGAAAAGATGATAAAATATGATTTGATTCCTTCTTTACAAATTGTAGATGGAATTGAGAAAAGAGAAAAAAGAGAACCCCCAAAACTTGCAAATGCAACTGAAATTACAGTGGATAATCCAGCATCCGAGATAACTTCTCAAAGTATTGATTTAATTAAAAAAGCATTCTCAATGGAATCTCCAGTAAGGATTCTTGTAAATGGTGAAGAAGACCTCTTAGTTTTACCAGTTTGTGTTTACGCTCCAAAAAATTCTGTTGTAATGTATGGACAGCCAAATGAGGGTCTAGTTATAGTCAAAATCACCTCAGAAATTAGAAATAAAGCACAAAGTCTACTTGATTTAATGGAATAA
- a CDS encoding sodium-translocating pyrophosphatase, which produces MEISEILPFIAGIASFLVAGCLVAWISKQPSGTKEMMDISNAVKVGAAAFLKREMKIIIPVAIALTVIIGAFLTPSNGLAFAVGAALSAVAGIISLKITVKAAVRAAHLSSDGLGKTFAMAFRGGATVGLAVPAMALMAIAGLYVIFPDPITIAGVGIGASLIALFIRIGGGIFTKAADMGADLVGKVEANIPEDDPRNPATIADNVGDNVGDAAGMGSDVYESYIVTILAALLIAALIGAPNYFLYPILIGSSGMIASIIGVVIVGSKGVTDVMKPLNRSFYVSAAIAIALNYVFITQFIEQSTAGIALFGTTVIGVILVPVIQKITDQYTSYKHGPVNEIADSAKWGYASLTLMGIIKGMQSTGPFMIALVVAIIISYSISAAAAPEGTDPVLYGIFGTSLTAMAMLSLAGIVLSIDAFGPIADNAGGIVEMTGMGEENRKVTDEIDAVGNTTKAVTKGFAIASAALAALAMIQAFQFEAAHIFEGVLDLDYSLTNPAIIVGLLIGGLIPFIITGQLINGVSRAAGKMVDEVRRQFKSDPEILTGKSKPDYAKCVDIATVASIRELWKPAIVAIIAPIILGVLLGPTAVAGLLMGAVVTGILLAYHLANTGGAWDNAKKLVEMKGEKGSEVHKVAVVGDIIGDPYKDTAGPALNTVIKLLNTIAIVFVSAFVAIIAL; this is translated from the coding sequence ATGGAAATCTCTGAGATTCTGCCATTTATCGCAGGAATTGCATCATTTTTAGTCGCTGGATGTTTAGTTGCTTGGATTTCAAAGCAACCTTCCGGAACAAAAGAGATGATGGATATCTCAAATGCTGTTAAAGTTGGTGCTGCAGCATTTCTAAAAAGAGAAATGAAAATTATCATTCCTGTTGCAATTGCATTAACAGTAATTATTGGAGCATTTCTTACTCCCTCAAATGGTCTTGCATTTGCAGTTGGTGCAGCATTATCTGCAGTTGCAGGAATCATATCATTAAAAATTACAGTAAAAGCAGCAGTAAGGGCTGCACATCTAAGTAGTGATGGTTTAGGAAAAACATTTGCTATGGCCTTTAGAGGTGGCGCAACTGTAGGGCTTGCAGTACCTGCAATGGCATTAATGGCAATTGCTGGTTTATATGTCATTTTCCCTGATCCAATCACAATTGCTGGTGTAGGAATTGGTGCAAGTCTAATTGCATTATTCATTAGAATTGGTGGTGGTATTTTCACAAAGGCTGCTGATATGGGTGCTGACTTGGTAGGAAAAGTTGAGGCAAATATTCCTGAAGATGATCCTAGAAACCCTGCAACTATTGCAGATAACGTAGGAGACAATGTTGGAGATGCAGCAGGAATGGGCTCTGATGTTTACGAGTCTTATATTGTTACAATTTTAGCAGCATTACTAATTGCAGCATTAATTGGTGCACCAAACTATTTCCTTTATCCAATTCTTATTGGTTCATCTGGAATGATTGCATCAATCATTGGAGTTGTAATTGTTGGTTCAAAAGGAGTAACTGATGTAATGAAACCGCTTAATCGTTCATTTTATGTTTCAGCTGCAATTGCAATTGCATTAAACTATGTATTTATCACACAATTTATTGAACAATCTACAGCAGGAATTGCTTTATTCGGCACTACTGTGATTGGTGTTATTTTGGTTCCAGTAATTCAAAAAATTACAGACCAGTATACTAGTTACAAGCATGGCCCAGTAAATGAAATTGCAGATTCTGCAAAGTGGGGATATGCATCATTAACATTAATGGGTATCATCAAAGGAATGCAATCAACAGGACCATTCATGATTGCACTAGTTGTTGCAATTATCATCTCATACAGCATTTCAGCAGCTGCTGCACCTGAAGGCACAGACCCTGTATTGTATGGAATATTTGGAACTTCTCTTACTGCAATGGCGATGCTTAGTCTTGCAGGTATAGTACTAAGCATTGATGCATTTGGCCCAATTGCAGATAATGCAGGTGGAATTGTTGAGATGACTGGAATGGGAGAGGAAAACCGTAAAGTCACAGATGAAATTGATGCAGTTGGAAATACCACTAAAGCAGTTACAAAGGGATTTGCCATTGCAAGTGCTGCATTAGCTGCGTTAGCCATGATTCAGGCATTCCAGTTTGAAGCAGCTCATATCTTTGAAGGTGTTTTAGATTTAGATTATAGTTTAACAAACCCTGCAATTATTGTAGGTCTTTTAATTGGTGGTTTGATTCCATTTATCATCACAGGCCAACTAATCAATGGTGTATCTCGTGCTGCTGGAAAGATGGTTGATGAGGTTAGAAGACAATTCAAATCCGATCCAGAAATCCTTACTGGTAAATCTAAACCTGATTATGCAAAATGTGTAGACATTGCAACTGTTGCCTCTATTAGAGAACTTTGGAAACCTGCAATTGTTGCAATCATTGCCCCAATCATTCTAGGTGTATTGTTAGGTCCAACTGCAGTAGCTGGCTTGCTAATGGGTGCTGTAGTTACTGGAATTCTACTTGCATATCACTTGGCAAACACTGGTGGTGCATGGGATAATGCTAAGAAACTTGTTGAGATGAAAGGTGAAAAAGGTTCTGAAGTTCACAAAGTAGCAGTTGTTGGTGATATTATTGGTGACCCTTACAAAGACACTGCAGGTCCAGCACTTAACACTGTAATCAAATTGCTAAACACAATTGCAATTGTATTTGTCTCAGCATTTGTTGCAATTATCGCACTTTAA
- a CDS encoding DUF2024 family protein, whose translation MEIHVYDTYVKAADGHTMHFDVITGEKDHEKAIAYGKEWLKSIGEENAVMTQNECQFCHSQGAPEPVEQAIKENGYFIQKMEGCP comes from the coding sequence ATGGAAATTCACGTATACGACACTTATGTCAAAGCAGCAGACGGTCATACCATGCACTTTGATGTAATTACTGGTGAAAAAGATCACGAAAAAGCCATAGCATATGGTAAAGAGTGGTTAAAGTCAATTGGTGAAGAGAACGCAGTGATGACACAAAATGAATGTCAATTCTGCCACTCCCAAGGCGCACCAGAGCCTGTTGAACAGGCAATTAAGGAAAACGGCTACTTTATCCAAAAAATGGAAGGCTGTCCTTAA
- a CDS encoding Hsp20/alpha crystallin family protein, which produces MEDSFEIRTLFPTINSLIDDIEHKILSPLSYLKEFDNYWLVEFDLPMVSKKDIKVTFDGNTISVEAKLKQKYSEEKLGKVTKFEYFKKSISLPGKIDIKKTTAKFQKGILEIKIPKKAIGRSIKIR; this is translated from the coding sequence ATGGAAGACAGTTTTGAGATTAGAACATTATTTCCAACCATCAATTCACTAATTGACGATATTGAACACAAAATTCTATCCCCGTTATCATATCTAAAGGAATTTGACAATTATTGGTTAGTAGAGTTTGATCTTCCAATGGTCAGTAAGAAAGATATCAAGGTCACTTTTGACGGAAATACGATCAGTGTTGAAGCAAAACTCAAACAAAAGTACTCTGAAGAAAAACTGGGCAAAGTTACAAAATTTGAGTATTTTAAAAAATCAATTTCATTACCAGGTAAAATTGACATTAAGAAAACAACTGCAAAATTTCAAAAAGGCATACTAGAGATCAAAATTCCAAAAAAAGCAATTGGACGCTCCATAAAGATCAGATAA
- a CDS encoding proteasome assembly chaperone family protein translates to MKIVKPNIQEKTLLVGFPSNGLVGTFAISYLIHSLKMRQVGEIEISDLPSSLFIENGEILTPIRVYQKKNIFVIISDVPLNQLLAQSFAHAVHEFCKKNSIKKIIIVSGMETVNKEKNGSKIFGLITHSVLDSILYKNQIPKFLEGSIFGTDAAIISIFRKTKIPALVLYAECHPFFPDPEASIVAIETLAKVLDVKVDIKDIKNRIDKLRIQHRKLMEETLRTLQRQQQEKQGNTPQIYR, encoded by the coding sequence TTGAAGATAGTAAAACCAAATATACAAGAGAAAACATTGCTTGTCGGATTTCCAAGTAACGGACTTGTGGGAACATTTGCAATTTCATATCTAATTCATTCCCTAAAAATGAGACAGGTTGGAGAAATTGAAATATCAGACTTGCCATCAAGTTTGTTCATAGAAAATGGAGAAATTCTTACTCCAATTAGAGTATATCAGAAGAAAAATATTTTTGTAATAATTTCAGATGTTCCGTTAAACCAATTATTAGCACAAAGTTTTGCACATGCAGTACATGAATTCTGTAAAAAAAATAGCATAAAGAAGATCATTATTGTTAGTGGCATGGAAACGGTAAATAAAGAAAAAAATGGTTCAAAGATTTTTGGGCTTATTACACATTCAGTGTTAGATAGCATACTTTACAAAAATCAAATTCCAAAATTCTTAGAGGGTTCAATATTTGGAACAGATGCTGCAATAATTTCAATTTTTAGAAAGACAAAGATTCCAGCACTTGTACTATACGCAGAGTGTCACCCATTCTTTCCGGATCCTGAAGCTTCAATTGTGGCAATAGAAACGCTAGCAAAAGTTTTAGATGTTAAAGTTGACATTAAAGATATTAAAAATAGAATTGACAAATTACGTATTCAACACAGAAAGTTAATGGAAGAAACTTTACGAACTCTGCAAAGACAACAACAAGAAAAACAAGGAAATACACCGCAAATATACAGGTAA
- a CDS encoding universal stress protein produces MTNKISSILVPLDGSSNSFRGLDMAIHMARESHATITGLYVLGITKPRTNDPISPVEKILLKHAQKIMKKAKLNAAKKGILFFERISYGDEGKRIVEIAEKKGFDLIVIGSRGMGAAKEMFLGSTSNYVLHKSKKPVLITK; encoded by the coding sequence ATGACAAATAAAATCTCGAGCATTCTTGTTCCACTTGATGGATCCTCAAATTCTTTTAGAGGTTTAGACATGGCAATTCACATGGCAAGAGAAAGTCATGCCACAATTACAGGCCTATATGTACTTGGAATTACAAAACCTAGAACAAATGATCCAATCTCACCTGTAGAAAAAATTCTGTTAAAACATGCACAAAAAATTATGAAAAAAGCAAAGCTAAATGCAGCTAAGAAAGGAATTTTATTTTTTGAAAGAATTTCATATGGAGATGAGGGAAAACGAATAGTGGAAATTGCTGAAAAGAAAGGGTTTGATCTTATAGTTATTGGTTCAAGGGGTATGGGAGCTGCAAAAGAGATGTTCTTGGGAAGTACATCAAATTATGTACTCCACAAATCAAAGAAACCAGTATTAATTACAAAATAA
- a CDS encoding CBS domain-containing protein has protein sequence MTDGKNMTIADIMTKSVISVDSSMSVNDAAKMMEDAKVGAIIVMENNTPVGIVTDRDFSAKIVAHAYPITTPVKQIMSSPMFSVSSGESVRSAADLMHERGIRKLPVIDNDTVVGIVTASDIVNLLAISTEDDIKDIYFHSVAKIFTNYSPYN, from the coding sequence ATGACTGATGGGAAGAACATGACTATAGCAGATATTATGACAAAATCTGTAATCTCCGTAGATTCATCTATGAGTGTAAATGATGCAGCAAAAATGATGGAAGATGCAAAGGTTGGTGCAATAATTGTGATGGAAAACAATACTCCTGTCGGAATTGTTACTGACAGGGATTTTTCAGCCAAAATTGTTGCTCATGCTTATCCTATCACTACACCTGTAAAGCAGATAATGTCTTCCCCCATGTTTTCTGTTAGTTCTGGCGAATCTGTAAGATCTGCTGCTGATTTAATGCATGAAAGAGGGATTAGAAAATTACCTGTAATTGATAATGATACTGTAGTGGGAATTGTCACTGCCTCTGACATTGTTAATTTACTTGCAATCTCTACTGAGGATGATATCAAAGACATTTACTTTCATTCTGTTGCAAAGATTTTTACAAATTACAGTCCCTATAATTAA
- a CDS encoding cyclophilin-like fold protein yields the protein MKHTIHVDVESSQIILELDDTLSPKTVNEFLEKLPFTVDLNVWGDEIYSSKSPIHQPEENAKSPVQLNDVAYWPTGKAICLFYGPTPIGKPGKITPASPVNVLGKIISPDKSVLNMADGTKATFRKA from the coding sequence ATGAAACATACAATTCATGTTGATGTAGAATCATCACAAATAATCTTAGAACTAGATGACACCCTTTCTCCAAAAACTGTAAATGAATTTCTTGAAAAATTACCCTTTACTGTAGATCTTAATGTTTGGGGTGATGAAATCTATTCATCAAAATCTCCAATCCATCAACCTGAAGAAAACGCAAAGTCGCCTGTTCAATTAAATGATGTTGCATATTGGCCAACAGGAAAAGCTATCTGTCTATTTTATGGTCCTACACCAATAGGAAAACCTGGGAAAATAACCCCTGCCTCTCCTGTGAATGTTCTTGGCAAAATAATTTCTCCAGACAAGTCTGTTTTGAATATGGCTGATGGAACAAAGGCCACTTTTAGAAAGGCTTGA
- a CDS encoding Mov34/MPN/PAD-1 family protein, producing MQKIILSRSDKKILTEHAENEKPIESCAILFGKDDAISEIFLTKNIEESPVNFTISNEQLIEGYKIAEEKGVDVIGIFHSHPNSEAYPSNTDKKFMQSNPVAWVIYSGANKDFRAYILESEIKEIPIEEK from the coding sequence TTGCAGAAAATTATCTTATCAAGGTCAGATAAAAAAATTCTAACAGAACATGCTGAAAATGAAAAGCCAATTGAATCATGTGCCATATTATTTGGCAAAGATGACGCAATATCAGAGATATTTTTGACAAAAAATATTGAAGAATCTCCGGTGAATTTTACCATTTCAAATGAACAACTCATTGAAGGATACAAGATTGCAGAAGAGAAAGGAGTAGATGTAATAGGTATTTTTCACTCACACCCAAATTCAGAGGCATATCCCTCAAACACAGATAAAAAATTCATGCAGAGCAATCCTGTTGCATGGGTAATTTACTCAGGGGCAAACAAGGATTTTAGAGCATATATTCTAGAGTCAGAAATTAAAGAAATCCCAATTGAGGAAAAATAA
- a CDS encoding plastocyanin/azurin family copper-binding protein encodes MSNWDLMMPGMGLTSIGLAGIVLSYAGIAHTFIDGMHALTGLTMFVGLIFLAAGILDGGISTSNRAKATVLVIASISLGFGAYAFTMNTSAYTVTIAGILMGIAFPAIIIAYLAMKHPVYLKPVGSIVAMASAAGIIAWVAFGFVSPDTYMIPQEVAVEEPSPEEVAPTGPIFAIQILEGSVEEGNPDYEPDAAIVQQGHVVEWTNADSVAHTATSAADFGETFDTGLLGAGESYTLDTTNLEIGEYEYYCIVHPWMVATLTIEGAKEPIKVVMPEGAAILDEGQIYYDPEVITVSVGDTVLWDNADNTVHTVTSGMPPTDATGLFDSEMMSAGDSFEFTFTEAGSYDYYCTFHPWMVGTVNVE; translated from the coding sequence ATGAGTAATTGGGACCTCATGATGCCAGGAATGGGACTCACATCCATAGGATTGGCGGGAATTGTCTTATCGTATGCAGGAATAGCACATACATTCATTGATGGAATGCATGCCTTGACTGGCCTGACCATGTTTGTGGGATTAATCTTCTTAGCTGCAGGAATTTTAGATGGAGGTATTTCAACCAGTAATAGAGCAAAAGCAACTGTTTTGGTAATTGCCTCTATTTCATTAGGATTTGGCGCATATGCATTTACAATGAATACTTCTGCTTATACCGTTACAATAGCTGGAATTTTGATGGGAATTGCATTTCCAGCAATCATTATAGCATATCTTGCAATGAAACATCCAGTATACTTGAAACCAGTTGGTTCCATTGTAGCAATGGCATCAGCTGCGGGAATTATTGCATGGGTTGCATTTGGATTTGTCAGTCCTGATACATACATGATTCCTCAAGAAGTTGCAGTTGAAGAACCAAGTCCCGAAGAAGTTGCACCAACAGGACCTATCTTTGCAATACAAATTCTAGAAGGCTCAGTTGAAGAAGGAAATCCAGATTATGAACCTGATGCAGCAATTGTTCAACAAGGACATGTTGTTGAATGGACAAATGCAGACTCTGTTGCACATACTGCAACTAGTGCTGCAGACTTTGGGGAAACATTTGATACCGGACTGTTAGGAGCTGGTGAATCATACACACTTGATACAACTAATTTAGAAATTGGAGAGTATGAATATTACTGTATAGTGCATCCTTGGATGGTTGCAACATTAACTATTGAAGGTGCAAAAGAACCAATCAAAGTAGTAATGCCAGAAGGGGCAGCAATTCTAGATGAAGGTCAGATCTATTATGATCCTGAAGTAATTACAGTATCTGTAGGAGACACTGTTCTGTGGGATAATGCAGATAACACAGTACATACTGTAACATCAGGTATGCCACCTACAGATGCAACAGGATTGTTTGATTCTGAGATGATGTCAGCAGGAGATAGTTTCGAATTTACATTTACAGAAGCAGGAAGTTATGATTATTACTGTACATTCCATCCATGGATGGTAGGAACTGTTAACGTAGAATAG
- a CDS encoding heme o synthase yields MEISKPRIVVLLVITAVTSMYAASKLVPGTPELDYWSYLHIIIAGALASAGSSALNHYYDKDIDPKMERTSKRPIPSGRMAASHVLIYGLAVSCVSVIYGFFALNAVSAFFIAVGIFSYVIIYTAWLKRLNTSNIVIGGIAGSAAAWAGWSAATGSMDLLGFLVGFLVFVWTPSHFWCLAMKIKDEYAQAKVPMLPVVIGMQKTSKYILGNTIILLPYSLILSFIPDGMGTVYTVIAVVSGGLMLAYHYKLTKTPTSEFAWKAYKVTAPYLTIIFVAVALDAAFHIPLF; encoded by the coding sequence ATGGAAATATCCAAACCAAGGATAGTTGTTCTTCTAGTGATCACTGCAGTTACCTCCATGTATGCTGCAAGTAAATTAGTTCCAGGTACTCCTGAACTTGATTACTGGTCGTATCTGCATATTATAATTGCAGGAGCATTGGCTTCTGCAGGATCTAGTGCATTGAATCACTACTATGACAAAGACATTGATCCAAAAATGGAACGAACAAGTAAAAGACCTATTCCATCTGGGCGAATGGCAGCATCTCATGTTTTGATATATGGTTTAGCCGTTAGCTGTGTCTCTGTGATTTACGGATTTTTTGCATTAAATGCAGTCTCTGCATTCTTTATTGCAGTTGGAATTTTCTCTTATGTTATAATTTACACTGCTTGGCTCAAACGCCTAAACACCTCAAACATTGTAATTGGTGGTATTGCCGGTAGTGCAGCTGCATGGGCTGGATGGTCAGCAGCTACTGGGAGTATGGATCTTTTAGGATTCTTAGTTGGCTTCCTTGTATTTGTTTGGACCCCTTCACACTTTTGGTGTCTTGCAATGAAAATCAAAGACGAGTATGCTCAAGCCAAAGTTCCAATGTTGCCTGTTGTAATTGGAATGCAAAAAACGTCAAAGTATATTTTAGGAAACACAATAATTCTATTACCTTACTCTTTAATTCTCTCTTTTATACCTGATGGAATGGGTACTGTTTACACTGTAATTGCAGTTGTGTCTGGTGGATTGATGTTGGCATATCATTACAAACTAACAAAGACTCCAACGTCTGAATTTGCTTGGAAAGCATACAAAGTTACTGCGCCTTATCTTACAATAATATTTGTGGCAGTTGCATTAGATGCAGCATTTCATATTCCTTTATTTTAG